tgggggagcaGAATGGGATGGgaccctggggggaaggggcaaaatGGGGTGTGGCTGTGGTCTGGGCTGCAGGCGGAAGGGGCGGAACAGGGGCGGGACCACAgacagaaggggtggagtggcccctcccacttgctctggcccagagccccacaaaaccttaatctgcctctgcagATCCTTGATAAAGAAGTGATAGGGAAAGGTGTGGCTATACGGCCTTTGTAGACCCGGAGGGAAGCTACCTGCCTCTGCCCTGTGCAGACAGAACGCTGCAGGGTACAAGTGACCCGGCACAACCCCATGAACAGAATTTGGGCAAATGGAATGAAAAAATGATCTGCTAGCTTGAGCATCCTTGTGTGTTTAAACACCTCACTCAACAAACAGCCGCCTCCACCCGCCAACCCACAGAATGGCGAGCTGGCAGCCATTGTGCCAGGCATTTAAATAATCCCTTTCTTCAGATAATCTGCTAGCAATTGGAGTCAAGTTGCCTGTGGATAATAATGGCACATCTGCTGTGCTGCTCTAGTTTTACTGTCAATGTGGTTTATCCAAGATAGCTTCTGCAAGGTCGGAGAGAGCAAACTGCGCAGGTCTTAGCCCTTCCCCCACAGTGAAGGCTACAGGGTTCTTCCTTCTTGATAATCTGGGATGAATCCCACCCCTATCACAGAGAATCCAGAATGCAGCATATTTCAGAGCAGCATTTCAGTGTTGCCTAGGTACTTCACAGTGCAGATAGCTGCAGGTAATTTGGGATTATCGGCTCAGTCAAAACACGCGTATCCTAAACTCTTTACACTAGGCCCAATCATCCCCCTTAGATCCATATATATAGGAGACCCTCCATGACTGGATCTCCCTCATCCTGAGCCCTCCGGCACGATCTCCCTGCTCTGGAGGATACCATGGAAGGGTCACTATGGGGCCGGGATCCAAAAGTGCCAGGGGAACAGGAGGGCAAGGGCTGGATGCCACACCACAATTCAGGATGGGAGCAGAGGACCCATCACACTGAAATTGTATTGAATGACACAGTCAAGTGAAGTGAACTCTAACCCTGaccctccctgcctctcccctgtaTCCAGAATGATCAAATGGTGATTTTAGTGGAATTCAGACTTTTCCAATGTTCACCCAAACCAATAGGGTTCTGCTTGCTGATGCCTAGAACATCCCCGGGAATTTTGCAGTTGATCAGTTGCAgcattcaaaagttcccaggttACCtccaaacagagaaatgccattgagTTGCAGGTGGGTTCTCACTTCACTTAGCCAAGTGACATCTGGGCAGTAACAGACTAGAATGGTTCAAATTACATACTACATATGTCAAATCTGCTTTACTTCTCCACAGGTGAGGGTCCATCCTTCAGCTATGAATATCTCCAGCCTGAGCAGCCAGCCAAGGCAACACGAGCCTCCGGTCTTGGCTGGATTCACTGCGGGCTCTGTTGTCCTGGGTGAGACCAAGAAGGCTGACGCCCTTCCCATGATCATGGTCATTGTGATCATGTTCGTCCTCTTGGCTGTTGTCATCATTGTGCTGGTGCGCTATGGCCCGCAGCTGTGCACGTTACAGGTCACCCTGTACCATGAGCCCATGCCGCAGGATCTGGAGAATGGGGTGCACCTAACAGATTGGAAGAAACTGGGCTccaaaaggaaaagcagcatgaTGCAGCCTGCTCAGAACTACCAGGGAGAATCGGGCAGCAATGACACTGCTACGCTGAGCACCCAGTGCTCCTGTAAGCACCAACTGCCCTGTGGAAACGCGGAGCCTAACGTCATAGAGATCACCTACCTGTGAAATGGCTTGTGGTGGGGCCAGAGGCCAGCCCTGGTCAGACAGTCGCCAGGGGGACAATGGCTCTGTTGGAGAATAACAATGTTGGGAGTTGACGATTTCCAAAGACTCATCAGTATTCCAATACTGTGGTTTTATTGCCTCATGATCTGCAGTGGCTCAGACACACCCAATACTCAGTTGTGTGTCCCAGGCGAAAAGCAGCTTCAAATAAATAGATTTGGGTGGCTGTCACAATGTGCGTTTGAAACACACTTTGGTTCTTTCAGATGTGCACCCCGGAGGGACCAGACAATGCTTGTTTCCAAGAGCTGATGGGGACCTAAGAAGGGCAGAGACAAGAAGGTAGCTGATCCCTGCTTCTGCTTGCATGATACACCTTAACGATGCTCAGCACTCATTAAGCACTTTACAGCAGTCCTGTCGGGTAGGTAACTGCTGTCCCTTTCCTAGGCAATCAGCCGCAGTG
This genomic window from Dermochelys coriacea isolate rDerCor1 chromosome 8, rDerCor1.pri.v4, whole genome shotgun sequence contains:
- the SMIM33 gene encoding small integral membrane protein 33 translates to MNISSLSSQPRQHEPPVLAGFTAGSVVLGETKKADALPMIMVIVIMFVLLAVVIIVLVRYGPQLCTLQVTLYHEPMPQDLENGVHLTDWKKLGSKRKSSMMQPAQNYQGESGSNDTATLSTQCSCKHQLPCGNAEPNVIEITYL